The proteins below come from a single Asterias rubens chromosome 9, eAstRub1.3, whole genome shotgun sequence genomic window:
- the LOC117294641 gene encoding uncharacterized protein LOC117294641: MPSSQVLVRLPQTTLKRRQFKDKITIHFQKSEVSNGFEVEDVNIILENDSEIWLTVTLSEPAGVEFVLSREKHHELIIDGVAIPLEVKPAPSWRLVSPSVDSDSDLETCVVLKEADAEVEEDEQLIEVTGFKWLHDMEVLKLYFENPRKSGGSEIETIERDSKTGAVRITFKDPSVAATVEARKHKLAGANLNVKLITKKKRRPLPINARCLFLEGIPDGCSSEHLKLFIENRASMNEEPTIQYGEKPGTAICTFSCVIPDLDETLTNISKKKLKGVVLTAEKVHETDAVLVTGCSQVVSLIEVIDLYFDIKKKSGGSGVREVQPGPVDGQAIVHFDDWNVVNGVLRKDHKIGGKVVKAETYHECLGKLDHGDQASVSHTAGKTSPEQLKRGPGNVASSIEGAEAQETGQKVGTKKPHQRVQVPFQGEQGGKAVDTREGFQGSHNESYEQLIEVTGFKPSTDDEIFKLYFENRGKSGGGEVETIERDSKTGAVRITFKDPSVAVEVERRKHKLVGATLKIKLITKKKRRPLPINARCMFLGGIPDGCSSERVKLFIENRASMDEEPTIQYGEKPGTAICTFSCDIPELDDVITKIPKKKLRGVQITAEKVHESDALRVQGCPQDIDFEMIELYFDNKEKSGGGGVREVQPGPIVYFEDWKVVQDVLARGLHKLGSTELRVDSYYEFLGRLSPLDAPTPHIPKPVSVEVHEPIMEFLYGKGENAKKKLLKDLAKMKANLLWPDGSQKSQAKLKPVEYDSQPQSSWLNWEKEAVDVLTDFMNGYKTARVPVPQTLWKGAADKLQKMTTTCSMVPDAQRHEVILVGEHRDVDVTEATIIDIIMELQKEADYDAEQVTEDINWDTEILQLFTLCGIKQEIEKSFPALKITIFSSPGKTGITLGGTRITVKEVELKIRRRMDSLEKTEFKVGSIKVRFVQSVLDKIYEALGSKDILAACSGSDDGKITIHGATSRDIREAKAYIDHEIDEDVIPIKGSALAVVQGNEGKKLVDCINKQKLVMVEMRQDSIELAGFKSKLEEAKTQIIKFLKNTTIIKEHIPCRAADLKTIDNLWPEEVEFVEMKNQANYVKIESRTHGSKTGFAIEGNQDGIETARNCCLLLMERLYRNQEDTHKSYKPQTIAVDQLQSDQPAQACSSVEVEIDPGPANPLPASFPRPPTTDLSVYWQSLPPRNSVD, translated from the exons GTGTCGAGTTCGTACTTTCAAGAGAAAAACACCATGAACTGATCATTGATGGAGTTGCAATTCCACTTGAAGTAAAACCTGCACCAAGCTGGCGGCTAGTGTCACCTTCAGTTGATTCGGACTCGGATCTAGAGACTTGTGTGGTCTTG aaagaagcCGATGCCGAAGTTGAGGAAGATGAGCAACTGATCGAAGTGACTGGTTTTAAATGGTTACATGATATGGAGGTCCTTAAATTGTACTTTGAGAACCCACGGAAATCTGGAGGAAGTGAAATAGAGACGATCGAGAGAGATTCTAAGACTGGTGCCGTCAGAATTACCTTCAAAGACCCATCGG TTGCTGCTACGGTTGAAGCAAGGAAGCACAAGCTAGCCGGCGCAAATCTGAATGTTAAACTGATCACCAAGAAGAAACGTCGACCACTTCCAATCAACGCACGATGTCTGTTTCTAGAAGGAATACCAGATGGCTGCTCCTCTGAGCATTTAAAGCTCTTTATTGAGAATAGAGCATCCATGAATGAGGAACCAACCATCCAATATGGAGAGAAGCCTGGGACAGCTATATGTACATTCTCATGTGTTATTCCAG ATCTCGATGAGACGTTGACTAATATTTCTAAGAAGAAACTTAAAGGCGTTGTATTAACAGCAGAGAAAGTTCATGAAACTGATGCAGTCTTAGTAACAG GATGTTCACAAGTTGTAAGTTTGATTGAAGTCATTGATCTGTATTTTGACATCAAGAAGAAGAGTGGAGGCAGTGGAGTGAGAGAGGTACAACCAGGACCCGTGGATGGACAGGCAATCGTTCACTTTGATGACTGGAATG TTGTGAATGGAGTGTTGCGCAAAGATCATAAGATTGGTGGAAAAGTAGTAAAAGCTGAAACGTATCATGAATGTCTTGGGAAACTGGACCATGGTGATCAGGCGTCCGTCTCACACACCGCTGGCAAGACAAGCCCTGAACAGTTGAAAAGAGGACCCGGTAATGTAGCATCAAGCATCGAGGGAGCTGAAGCACAAGAGACTGGCCAGAAAGTAGGGACGAAGAAACCACACCAAAGAGTCCAGGTACCATTCCAAGGAGAACAGGGAGGCAAG GCTGTTGACACTCGGGAAGGGTTCCAAGGAAGCCATAACGAAAGTTACGAGCAACTGATTGAAGTGACTGGCTTCAAACCGTCCACAGATGATGAGATCTTCAAGCTCTATTTTGAAAATCGTGGAAAATCTGGAGGAGGTGAAGTAGAGACGATCGAGAGAGATTCTAAGACTGGTGCCGTCAGAATTACCTTCAAGGACCCATCGG ttgctgtTGAAGTTGAGAGGAGAAAGCACAAGCTTGTTGGTGCAACGCTGAAGATCAAACTGATCACCAAGAAGAAACGTCGACCACTTCCAATCAATGCACGATGTATGTTTCTAGGAGGGATACCAGATGGATGCTCATCTGAGCGTGTGAAGCTCTTTATTGAGAATAGAGCATCCATGGATGAGGAACCAACCATCCAATATGGAGAGAAGCCTGGGACAGCTATATGTACATTCTCATGTGATATTCCAG aattggaTGATGTTATAACCAAGATTCCAAAGAAGAAACTTCGTGGCGTTCAAATAACAGCAGAAAAAGTTCATGAATCCGATGCACTCCGAGTACAAG GATGTCCGCAAGacatagattttgaaatgattGAGTTGTATTTTGACAACAAGGAGAAGAGTGGAGGCGGTGGAGTGAGAGAGGTACAACCAGGACCCATCGTCTACTTTGAAGACTGGAAGG TGGTTCAAGACGTTTTAGCAAGAGGTCTTCATAAGCTTGGTAGTACTGAACTTCGAGTCGACTCATACTATGAGTTCCTCGGAAGACTGAGCCCGCTTGATGCCCCAACTCCACATATCCCAAAACCAGTGTCAGTAGAAGTACATGAACCTATTATGGAATTCCTCTATGGGAAAGGTGAAAATGCCAAGAAGAAGTTGTTGAAAGACTTGGCCAAGATGAAAGCCAATCTGCTGTGGCCGGATGGTTCTCAGAAGTCTCAAGCTAAACTGAAGCCAGTAGAATATGACTCCCAGCCTCAATCATCATGGTTGAACTGGGAAAAGGAAGCTGTCGATGTTCTGACCGACTTCATGAACGGATACAAAACAGCCCGAGTTCCAGTTCCGCAAACACTGTGGAAGGGTGCTGCTGATAAACTGCAGAAGATGACTACAACTTGCTCGATGGTCCCAGATGCTCAACGTCATGAAGTGATACTGGTCGGGGAGCACCGAGATGTTGATGTCACTGAAGCAACAATCATTGACATCATCATGGAGTTACAGAAGGAGGCTGACTATGATGCTGAACAAGTAACAGAAGACATCAACTGGGATACAGAGATCCTGCAGCTTTTTACCTTGTGTGGGATTAAACAAGAGATCGAAAAGTCCTTTCCAGCTCTGAAGATTACAATTTTCAGCTCTCCTGGTAAAACTGGCATTACTCTCGGGGGAACAAGGATAACCGTCAAAGAGGTGGAGCTAAAGATAAGGAGGAGGATGGACAGTTTGGAAAAGACTGAGTTCAAAGTTGGGAGTATCAAAGTGCGGTTTGTTCAGAGTGTTCTTGACAAAATTTATGAAGCTCTAGGGTCAAAGGATATTCTCGCAGCATGCAGTGGATCTGATGATGGGAAGATCACAATACATGGTGCTACTAGCAGAGATATCAGGGAGGCTAAAGCATACATCGACCATGAAATAGATGAAGATGTGATTCCCATCAAAGGTTCTGCATTAGCTGTTGTACAAGGCAACGAGGGGAAGAAACTTGTAGATTGTATCAACAAGCAAAAGTTGGTCATGGTGGAAATGAGGCAAG ACAGTATCGAGCTCGCGGGATTCAAGTCTAAACTGGAGGAAGCGAAGACTCAGATCATAAAGTTccttaaaaacacaacaattattAAGGAACACATTCCTTGCCGCGCTGCTGATCTAAAGACAATCGATAACCTCTGGCCTGAAGAAGTTGAGTTTGTAGAAATGAAAAATCAGGCAAACTACGTCAAAATAGAGTCGAGGACACACGGAAGCAAGACCGGTTTTGCTATTGAAGGCAACCAAGACGGCATTGAAACCGCTCGAAACTGTTGTCTGTTGCTAATGGAAAGACTTTATAGAAACCAAGAAGACACACACAAAAGTTATAAGCCACAAACAATAGCTGTAGATCAGCTGCAATCAGATCAGCCAGCACAG GCCTGCAGTTCAGTAGAAGTTGAGATTGACCCAGGCCCTGCCAACCCGCTGCCTGCATCCTTTCCACGTCCTCCAACCACCGACTTATCCGTCTATTGGCAGTCTCTTCCTCCACGTAACTCCGTTGACTAG